One Pseudomonas sp. FP1742 genomic window carries:
- a CDS encoding helix-turn-helix transcriptional regulator: MNSKHIDLLDFSELPSAVYFRYADFNAHEFAAPHRHPWGTLEYAAHGVLHMEVDGSRFMSPPQYAVWVPPGTEHSFYSHQPINYRAVCLAPTLCRDLPQQACTLAISDILKAILKDFAARDVKIPEHDADQRLAQVLVDQLQQAPMHECYLPYASSPGLLGILEALQAEPGDNRPLAYWAGQIHVSERTLARQFVRELGMSFGEWRQRLRFLAAIEALDSRRSIQEIAFDMGYSTGSAFIAMFQRQAGCTPEQYRRSHLDSR, from the coding sequence ATGAACAGTAAACACATCGACCTACTGGATTTCAGCGAACTGCCGTCGGCGGTGTATTTCCGCTATGCGGACTTCAACGCCCACGAATTCGCCGCCCCTCACCGGCATCCGTGGGGCACGCTGGAGTACGCGGCCCATGGCGTGTTGCACATGGAAGTCGATGGCAGCCGTTTCATGTCGCCACCGCAGTACGCGGTATGGGTGCCGCCCGGGACCGAGCACAGTTTCTATAGCCATCAGCCGATCAACTATCGCGCGGTCTGCCTGGCGCCGACGCTGTGCCGCGATCTGCCGCAACAGGCCTGCACCCTGGCGATCAGCGACATCCTCAAGGCGATCCTGAAAGACTTCGCCGCCCGCGATGTGAAAATTCCCGAGCACGACGCGGACCAGCGTCTGGCTCAAGTGCTGGTGGACCAACTGCAACAGGCGCCCATGCATGAGTGCTATTTGCCCTACGCCAGCAGCCCCGGGTTACTTGGTATTCTGGAAGCCTTGCAGGCCGAGCCTGGGGATAACCGGCCGTTGGCGTATTGGGCCGGGCAGATTCACGTCAGCGAACGCACGCTGGCCCGGCAGTTTGTTCGCGAGTTGGGCATGAGTTTCGGTGAATGGCGGCAACGGTTGCGGTTTCTGGCGGCGATCGAAGCGCTGGACAGCCGCCGCAGCATTCAGGAAATCGCCTTCGACATGGGTTACAGCACCGGCTCGGCGTTTATCGCGATGTTTCAGCGCCAAGCCGGGTGCACGCCGGAACAGTATCGACGCAGCCACCTTGATAGCAGGTGA
- a CDS encoding PsiF family protein: MKMLRAPLLMIGLLLCSQGFAATAQQNKMTTCNADATAKSLKGDERKAFMSTCLKAAPAADAAKPLTPQQEKMKTCNADAATKALKGDARKAFMSECLKKK, translated from the coding sequence ATGAAGATGTTGCGTGCCCCGTTGTTGATGATCGGTCTGCTGCTCTGCTCCCAGGGTTTTGCTGCCACTGCCCAACAGAACAAAATGACTACCTGCAATGCCGACGCTACCGCCAAGAGCCTTAAAGGCGACGAGCGCAAAGCCTTCATGAGCACCTGCCTCAAAGCCGCCCCGGCCGCCGATGCCGCCAAACCCCTGACTCCTCAGCAAGAAAAAATGAAAACCTGCAACGCCGATGCCGCCACCAAGGCCCTCAAGGGCGATGCGCGCAAAGCGTTCATGAGCGAGTGCCTGAAGAAAAAATAA
- a CDS encoding AI-2E family transporter produces the protein MSAFSQRQVLLLISWVIIFGGLLLVIPLRLLPSLLAGLLVFELVNMLTPQLQRLIEGRRARWLAVALLGTLVVSVLALIFAGAISFLLHEAENPGASLDKFMGVVDRARGQLPPFIDAYLPASAAEFRVAIGEWMSKHLSDLQLVGKDAAHMFVTLLIGMVLGAIIALQRVPDLTKRKPLAAALFDRLHLLVQAFRNIVFAQIKISLLNTFFTGIFLAVILPMFGIKLPLTKTLIVLTFLLGLLPVIGNLMSNTLITIVGLSLSIWVAVAALGYLIFIHKLEYFLNARIVGGQISAKSWELLLAMLVFEAAFGLPGVVAGPIYYAYLKSELKQVGMV, from the coding sequence ATGTCAGCGTTTTCTCAGCGTCAGGTCTTGTTGCTCATCAGTTGGGTCATCATTTTTGGCGGTTTGCTACTGGTGATCCCTCTGCGATTGCTGCCCAGCCTGCTGGCCGGGTTGTTGGTATTCGAACTGGTCAACATGCTCACGCCGCAATTGCAACGGCTGATCGAAGGCCGCCGTGCGCGCTGGTTGGCGGTGGCATTGCTGGGAACATTGGTGGTCAGTGTGCTGGCGCTGATCTTTGCCGGCGCGATCAGTTTTCTGCTGCACGAGGCGGAAAACCCCGGTGCTTCCCTCGACAAATTCATGGGCGTGGTCGACCGGGCACGCGGGCAGCTGCCGCCGTTCATCGACGCTTATTTGCCGGCCAGTGCCGCCGAGTTCCGAGTGGCCATCGGCGAGTGGATGAGCAAGCACTTGAGCGACTTGCAACTGGTGGGCAAGGACGCGGCGCACATGTTCGTGACGCTGCTGATCGGTATGGTGTTGGGGGCGATCATCGCCTTGCAGCGCGTGCCGGACCTGACCAAGCGCAAGCCCTTGGCCGCGGCGCTGTTCGACCGCTTGCACCTGTTGGTCCAGGCGTTTCGCAACATCGTGTTCGCGCAGATCAAGATTTCCCTGCTCAACACCTTTTTCACCGGAATTTTCCTCGCGGTGATCCTGCCGATGTTCGGGATCAAGCTGCCGCTGACCAAAACCCTGATCGTGCTGACCTTCCTGCTCGGCTTGTTGCCGGTGATCGGCAACCTGATGTCGAACACCTTGATCACCATCGTCGGCCTGTCGCTGTCGATCTGGGTGGCGGTGGCGGCGCTGGGTTATCTGATCTTTATCCACAAGCTCGAATACTTCCTCAACGCGCGCATCGTCGGCGGGCAGATCAGTGCCAAGTCGTGGGAGTTGCTGCTGGCGATGCTGGTGTTCGAGGCCGCGTTCGGCCTGCCGGGGGTGGTGGCAGGGCCGATTTACTACGCGTACCTGAAGAGTGAGTTGAAGCAGGTGGGGATGGTTTGA
- a CDS encoding Hsp70 family protein, which translates to MKNASPARACGIDFGTSNSTVGWLRPGMETLIALEDDKITLPSVVFFNMEERRPVYGRLALHEYLEGYEGRLMRSLKSLLGSKLIKHDTSVLGTAMPFKDLLGLFIGQLKKRAEAAAGREFEEVVLGRPVFFVDDDELADQEAENTLVDVARAIGFKEVSFQYEPIAAAFDYESTIEKEELVLIVDIGGGTSDFSLVRLSPERRGHDNRHDDILATGGVHIGGTDFDKQLSLQGLMPLFGYGSRMKSGAYMPTSHHMNLATWHTINSVYSQKSTLALGSMRYDIEDTGGIDRLFKLIDQRAGHWLAMEVEETKIQLTHADSRHVPLDRIEPGLSVELTRALFESAIDNLLERVRNSVTQLLNDANVRVDQVDTVFFTGGSSGIPALRNSVSAMLPKAQHVEGNIFGSIGSGLAIEAMKRYGTLA; encoded by the coding sequence ATGAAAAACGCATCTCCAGCCCGTGCCTGCGGTATCGACTTCGGCACGTCCAACTCCACCGTCGGCTGGCTGCGCCCCGGCATGGAAACGCTGATCGCGCTGGAGGACGACAAGATTACCCTGCCCTCGGTGGTCTTCTTCAATATGGAAGAACGCCGCCCGGTGTACGGCCGGCTGGCGCTGCACGAGTACCTGGAAGGTTACGAGGGCCGCTTGATGCGCTCGCTCAAGAGCCTGCTGGGCTCCAAACTGATCAAGCACGACACCAGCGTCCTCGGCACGGCGATGCCGTTCAAGGACCTGCTCGGGCTGTTCATCGGCCAGCTGAAGAAGCGCGCCGAAGCCGCCGCCGGTCGGGAGTTCGAGGAAGTGGTGCTAGGCCGTCCGGTGTTTTTCGTCGACGACGATGAACTGGCCGACCAGGAAGCCGAAAACACCCTGGTGGACGTGGCCCGTGCCATCGGTTTCAAGGAAGTCTCGTTCCAGTACGAACCGATTGCAGCGGCGTTCGACTATGAATCCACCATCGAAAAGGAAGAGCTGGTACTGATCGTCGACATCGGCGGTGGTACGTCCGACTTCTCGCTGGTGCGCCTGTCCCCTGAGCGACGCGGACATGACAACCGTCATGACGACATCCTCGCCACCGGCGGCGTGCACATCGGCGGGACCGATTTCGACAAACAGCTGAGCCTGCAAGGCCTGATGCCGCTGTTCGGCTACGGCAGCCGGATGAAAAGCGGCGCCTACATGCCCACCAGCCACCACATGAACCTGGCGACCTGGCACACCATCAACTCGGTGTACTCACAGAAGTCGACCCTGGCCCTGGGCAGCATGCGCTACGACATCGAAGACACCGGCGGCATCGATCGCCTGTTCAAGCTGATCGACCAGCGCGCCGGGCACTGGCTGGCGATGGAAGTGGAAGAAACCAAGATTCAGCTGACTCATGCCGACAGCCGCCATGTGCCGCTGGACCGCATCGAACCGGGTTTGAGCGTTGAGTTGACCCGGGCACTGTTCGAGTCGGCCATCGACAATCTGCTGGAGCGGGTGCGCAACAGCGTGACCCAATTGCTGAACGACGCCAATGTGCGGGTCGATCAAGTCGATACGGTGTTCTTCACCGGCGGCTCGAGCGGGATTCCGGCACTGCGCAACAGCGTCTCGGCGATGTTGCCGAAGGCGCAGCATGTTGAGGGGAATATCTTCGGCAGCATCGGTAGCGGGTTGGCGATCGAGGCGATGAAGCGCTACGGCACTTTGGCCTGA
- a CDS encoding DnaJ C-terminal domain-containing protein, giving the protein MDFKDYYKILGVEPTADDKAIKAAYRKLARKYHPDVSKEKDAEAKFKDASEAYEALKSADKRAEYDDLRKYGHHGQPFQGPPGWQSRGGFGGGGQDTGDFSDFFSSIFGNRGSGFGGGGRSGHSAGRRGQDVEMELPVFLEETLSTESKKVSFQVPQYNAAGQHVSNTSKSLNVKIPAGVTDGERIRLKGQGAPGIGGGANGDLYLTIRFSPHPKFDVEGENLIITLPLAPWELALGTEVAVPTLTGKINLKVPAGSQNGQRMRAKGHGLMHKAGHRGYLFVQLKAVMPKKLDHDVKALWEELAKKAAFDPRENF; this is encoded by the coding sequence ATGGACTTCAAAGACTATTACAAGATTCTCGGCGTGGAGCCGACCGCGGACGATAAGGCGATCAAGGCCGCCTATCGGAAGCTGGCGCGCAAATACCATCCCGATGTCAGCAAGGAAAAGGACGCCGAGGCCAAGTTCAAGGACGCGTCGGAAGCCTATGAAGCGCTGAAGAGCGCCGACAAGCGCGCCGAATACGACGACTTGCGCAAATACGGTCACCACGGCCAGCCGTTCCAGGGCCCGCCGGGTTGGCAGAGTCGTGGTGGTTTCGGTGGTGGTGGTCAGGACACGGGCGATTTTTCGGACTTCTTCAGTTCGATCTTCGGCAACCGTGGTTCGGGTTTCGGTGGTGGTGGACGGTCGGGCCATAGCGCCGGTCGTCGAGGGCAAGACGTGGAAATGGAATTACCGGTTTTTCTGGAAGAAACCCTCTCGACCGAATCGAAGAAGGTCAGCTTCCAGGTGCCGCAGTACAACGCTGCCGGCCAGCATGTCAGCAACACCAGTAAAAGCCTGAACGTGAAAATTCCCGCCGGCGTGACCGACGGCGAGCGCATCCGCCTCAAGGGCCAGGGCGCTCCGGGCATCGGTGGCGGGGCCAATGGCGACCTGTACCTGACCATTCGTTTTTCGCCGCACCCCAAATTCGATGTCGAAGGCGAGAACCTGATCATCACCTTGCCGCTGGCACCGTGGGAGCTGGCGCTGGGGACCGAAGTCGCGGTGCCGACCCTGACCGGCAAGATCAACCTCAAGGTGCCGGCCGGCAGCCAGAATGGCCAGCGCATGCGCGCCAAGGGCCACGGCCTGATGCACAAGGCCGGGCACCGTGGTTACCTGTTCGTGCAGCTCAAGGCGGTGATGCCGAAAAAACTCGACCATGACGTCAAGGCGTTGTGGGAGGAGTTGGCGAAAAAAGCCGCTTTCGATCCGCGAGAGAATTTTTGA
- a CDS encoding chaperone modulator CbpM encodes MSDPVIVLLDLAEFCEATELSDVHVIEIVEHGILEPQGTEPKNWRFTDYELVLAKRAAKLRRDLELEWEGVALALDLLDEVQQLRAENRMLKQRLGRLVIE; translated from the coding sequence ATGAGCGACCCCGTGATCGTTCTATTGGACCTGGCAGAATTCTGTGAGGCGACCGAGTTGTCGGACGTGCATGTGATCGAGATCGTCGAACACGGCATCCTCGAACCACAGGGGACAGAGCCCAAGAATTGGCGTTTCACCGACTATGAACTGGTACTGGCCAAGCGCGCCGCCAAGCTGCGGCGCGACCTGGAACTGGAATGGGAAGGCGTCGCCCTGGCGCTGGACCTGCTTGACGAGGTCCAGCAACTGCGGGCCGAGAACCGCATGCTCAAGCAGCGGTTGGGGCGGCTGGTGATCGAATAG
- a CDS encoding sensor histidine kinase KdpD has product MRLSEFIRQHVDRIVDEWEQFARTITPAAEYMDRAALRDHAKAILLAAARDMTTAQTASEQLAKAKGEGPEKTPSLDEAGASHGELRHTVGFDLVQMTSEFRHLRACVIRLWVDSLESPDLTYFQDMIRFNEAIDEALAESTAAYAEQVNHSRDLFLAILGHDLRAPLQAVSMSAELLLRKAPLEGDALACANNIKDGARHMAVLVSDLLELVRSRLGKRLPIEPAPMDLAETAREAIAQACAAHPQCDPVLSVEGDTRGVWDGRRLAQMLQNLIGNALQHGSNHSVIKLTLMGEADSVRLTVHNDGTPIPPEVIGTIFDPLVRSADEELGGPSTSLGLGLFIVKEVVDAHEGTIEVSSSEAEGTLFTVVLPRKV; this is encoded by the coding sequence ATGCGCTTATCCGAATTCATCAGGCAACACGTGGACCGTATCGTCGATGAATGGGAACAGTTCGCCAGAACGATCACCCCGGCGGCCGAGTACATGGATCGAGCAGCCTTGCGCGATCACGCCAAGGCGATTCTGCTGGCGGCAGCGCGGGACATGACCACCGCGCAAACCGCCAGCGAACAGCTCGCCAAGGCCAAGGGCGAAGGCCCGGAGAAAACCCCAAGCCTGGATGAAGCGGGTGCCAGCCATGGCGAACTGCGGCATACCGTGGGCTTCGACCTGGTGCAGATGACCAGCGAGTTCCGCCATTTGCGGGCCTGTGTGATTCGGTTGTGGGTCGACAGCCTGGAGTCACCGGACCTGACCTATTTCCAGGACATGATCCGTTTCAACGAAGCCATCGATGAGGCCCTCGCCGAATCCACCGCCGCCTATGCCGAACAGGTCAACCATTCACGGGATCTGTTTCTGGCGATACTCGGGCATGACTTGCGAGCGCCATTGCAGGCAGTGAGCATGTCCGCCGAGTTACTGCTGCGTAAAGCCCCCCTTGAAGGCGATGCTTTGGCCTGTGCCAACAACATCAAGGATGGCGCGCGGCACATGGCGGTGCTGGTCAGCGATTTGCTGGAACTGGTGCGCAGTCGCCTGGGCAAGCGCCTGCCGATCGAACCGGCGCCCATGGACCTGGCCGAGACGGCTCGCGAAGCGATTGCCCAGGCTTGCGCTGCTCATCCGCAATGCGATCCGGTACTGAGCGTCGAAGGCGATACCCGGGGTGTCTGGGATGGCCGAAGGCTCGCTCAAATGCTGCAGAACCTGATCGGCAATGCCTTGCAGCACGGTTCGAACCACAGCGTGATCAAACTGACTCTCATGGGCGAAGCGGACAGCGTTCGGCTCACCGTGCACAACGACGGCACGCCGATTCCGCCCGAGGTCATCGGCACAATCTTCGATCCACTGGTACGCAGTGCCGACGAAGAACTCGGCGGGCCGAGCACCAGCCTTGGCCTGGGGCTGTTCATCGTCAAGGAAGTGGTTGATGCCCATGAAGGGACGATCGAGGTCAGTTCCAGTGAGGCCGAGGGCACACTGTTTACCGTGGTGTTGCCCAGGAAGGTGTGA